From Acinetobacter lwoffii, a single genomic window includes:
- the ybaK gene encoding Cys-tRNA(Pro) deacylase, with protein MTPACKLLKANKIEYSIHEYEHDANAKSFGLEAAEKLGLSVEEVFKTLLVTDDKQYFVAILPVHHQLNLKKVAQAVGCKKLQMADPKHAERLTGYLVGGISPIGQKKRLKTVICSSANRLEKMYVSGGKRGLDIGLKPADLAKVLNAQFVDVLDT; from the coding sequence ATGACACCTGCATGCAAACTATTAAAAGCCAATAAAATTGAATACAGCATTCATGAATATGAACATGATGCCAATGCCAAAAGTTTCGGGCTAGAAGCTGCTGAGAAATTGGGGCTTTCGGTGGAAGAAGTCTTTAAAACTTTATTAGTCACGGATGATAAACAGTATTTTGTTGCCATATTGCCGGTACATCATCAGTTAAATCTGAAAAAAGTAGCCCAGGCTGTGGGATGTAAAAAACTCCAGATGGCAGATCCTAAACATGCAGAACGTTTGACCGGTTATCTGGTTGGCGGAATTAGTCCCATTGGCCAAAAGAAACGTTTAAAAACAGTGATTTGTAGTAGTGCAAATCGACTTGAAAAAATGTATGTAAGCGGTGGAAAAAGGGGACTTGATATTGGATTAAAACCGGCTGATCTTGCCAAAGTGCTCAATGCACAGTTCGTCGATGTGCTGGATACATAA
- a CDS encoding YncE family protein: MKIQNKKWPRFCLTLSAMAMLSALPSVQAASAPSAVPANSQQVFFVGNNWDGTVTVIRPSGDFGKIGVINMIPDRKERLKEIHLNPIKLIAYTYIQTTAGEGNDQLVDDIYSTPDGQSVVASRPSFADVVSINIKTGKINWRTPVEGFRADHMAVSPDGQRVAVSASSGNVVHVLDIHTGKELGRFSTGDKPHENIYFDGGNKILNSAIGNVETSMDAQWQDFTKGKRFITIADANTHQVVRKIDFRPALDAFGRKDLSNSVRPMVFSKDETKLYAQVSFFNGLIEYDLNQNKISRIGQLSGSDSIPKDRTKWVNDSRHHGLSISADGEKLCVAGTMDNYATIVDRKTLTAGKLISAGKPYWATRSPDGRSCVISESETDVVTVIDFATGNKVLSVPVGNHPQRVRIGYAPADWSTP; this comes from the coding sequence ATGAAAATTCAAAATAAAAAATGGCCACGGTTCTGTCTGACATTATCTGCGATGGCGATGCTATCTGCGTTGCCAAGTGTACAGGCCGCTTCTGCGCCTTCAGCTGTACCTGCCAATTCACAGCAGGTTTTCTTTGTCGGAAATAATTGGGATGGCACGGTAACCGTGATTCGTCCATCGGGTGATTTTGGCAAAATTGGCGTCATTAACATGATTCCTGATCGTAAAGAGCGCCTTAAAGAAATTCACCTGAATCCAATCAAACTGATTGCTTATACTTATATCCAGACCACAGCCGGTGAAGGCAATGACCAACTGGTAGATGATATCTACTCGACACCAGACGGGCAGTCAGTCGTTGCATCACGCCCAAGTTTCGCCGATGTGGTATCGATTAATATCAAAACCGGCAAGATTAACTGGCGGACGCCTGTAGAAGGCTTCCGTGCCGACCATATGGCGGTATCACCAGATGGGCAGCGGGTCGCCGTATCTGCATCTTCAGGAAATGTGGTGCATGTATTGGATATCCATACCGGTAAAGAGTTGGGCCGTTTCAGCACTGGCGACAAACCGCATGAAAACATTTACTTCGATGGAGGCAACAAGATTCTGAACTCTGCTATCGGCAATGTGGAAACATCGATGGATGCACAGTGGCAAGATTTTACTAAAGGTAAGCGTTTTATCACTATCGCAGATGCCAATACGCATCAGGTGGTAAGAAAAATCGATTTCAGACCTGCACTGGATGCATTTGGCCGCAAAGATTTATCCAATTCAGTGAGACCGATGGTATTTAGTAAGGATGAAACCAAACTGTATGCCCAGGTTTCATTTTTTAATGGTCTGATTGAATATGATCTGAATCAGAACAAGATTAGCCGGATCGGACAACTCTCTGGCAGTGACAGTATTCCGAAAGACCGGACAAAATGGGTCAATGATTCGCGTCATCATGGCCTATCAATCAGTGCTGATGGTGAAAAGCTCTGTGTCGCTGGTACCATGGATAACTACGCTACGATTGTAGATCGCAAGACGCTGACTGCCGGGAAACTGATTTCTGCAGGTAAACCTTATTGGGCAACACGAAGCCCGGATGGTCGTAGCTGTGTGATTTCAGAAAGTGAAACCGATGTGGTCACAGTGATTGATTTTGCCACAGGCAATAAAGTGCTGAGTGTGCCTGTAGGAAATCATCCACAACGCGTCCGGATTGGATATGCACCAGCAGACTGGTCAACGCCGTAG
- a CDS encoding TusE/DsrC/DsvC family sulfur relay protein, with translation MNLELDQDGHLVDYTIWNEEVAQVLADSLKLSLTPWHFEILQAVRQFYQQFGHSPATRPLIKFLMKTVSADINNAMLQEKFNTGLVARHLSRLAGVPKPANCL, from the coding sequence ATGAATTTAGAATTGGATCAAGATGGCCATCTGGTTGACTATACCATCTGGAATGAAGAAGTCGCTCAAGTGCTGGCCGATAGTCTGAAACTGAGCTTAACTCCTTGGCATTTTGAAATTCTGCAAGCGGTACGTCAGTTCTATCAGCAGTTTGGTCATTCACCAGCAACACGACCACTGATTAAATTTTTAATGAAAACTGTCAGTGCCGATATCAATAATGCCATGCTTCAAGAAAAGTTTAATACTGGTCTGGTGGCCCGTCACTTAAGCCGTTTGGCTGGTGTACCCAAGCCTGCGAACTGTTTATAA
- a CDS encoding DsrH/TusB family sulfur metabolism protein, translating into MSNHTLYLIQSSYSATAQILEQLAQTYTMGDQVVLMGEAVLLLEHSFLQSLPKIHILKNDAELLVQPLPDQIKLLNYADFADLCLEFNRCISMK; encoded by the coding sequence ATGTCAAATCATACACTTTACCTGATCCAATCCAGCTATTCGGCAACAGCGCAGATCCTAGAGCAACTGGCTCAAACTTATACAATGGGTGATCAGGTCGTGCTGATGGGTGAAGCGGTTTTGCTGCTAGAGCATTCATTTCTTCAAAGCTTGCCGAAAATTCACATACTGAAAAATGATGCGGAGTTATTAGTACAGCCTTTGCCTGATCAGATAAAGCTTTTGAATTATGCGGATTTTGCAGATCTTTGCCTCGAGTTTAATCGCTGCATTTCAATGAAATAA